A single genomic interval of Lathyrus oleraceus cultivar Zhongwan6 chromosome 7, CAAS_Psat_ZW6_1.0, whole genome shotgun sequence harbors:
- the LOC127103357 gene encoding uncharacterized protein LOC127103357 has protein sequence MEAPRKSNVTYHFFDTKIDPLCQIKALITPNHVGLFRDTYDNILPMVEDLDASQRSLIHTCLQFYDPQLRCFTFQDFQLAPLLEGYAMILGVPLQHCVPFNSDIPPPEHKDIAKALHLEVFVVKENLSSKGGLSGFHLDFVVDKAEECAARGNWEAVYALLALSVYGIMLFADEPKFVSMSVIHIFLLKNPVPTLLGDFYFSVHNKNEKRRGRLVRCCAPLFHKWLAGHLPNDDAFRNPHQARNWARRLVVLTAKDIRWCNQNTKGGDFVVSCGKYPYVPLLGMKGCINYNLILSRRQLAYALTHAPKDQDLVESFYFPVQDNLELVKQVVGAWRNIQTKGATVYGKCNNISSSQYDSWLRERAWITRLPFSMGEPCDPVMVESVSMVEYNSLKQEKGKADKLKAKLSEGLRKTLCAKKKAEREVQRLNELQKQSNEMIAENADYIRKVCSGEDILKKACKAAKEQLGIAEYRLIERQQRWQELCDR, from the coding sequence ATGGAGGCTCCCAGGAAGAGTAATGTGACATATCATTTCTTCGATACCAAGATCGACCCACTGTGTCAGATAAAAGCTTTGATTACTCCTAACCATGTGGGTTTATTCCGGGATACTTATGACAACATCTTGCCTATGGTTGAAGACTTGGATGCTTCTCAGAGGAGTCTGATACATACTTGCttgcagttttatgatcctcagttgcgttgcttcacttttcaggattTCCAATTGGCTCCTTTATTGGAAGGGTATGCTATGATCTTGGGTGTTCCTCTACAGCATTGTGTCCCTTTCAACTCCGATATTCCTCCACCAGAGCATAAGGATATTGCTAAGGCTCTTCATCTGGAAGTGTTTGTTGTGAAGGAAAATCTCTCTTCTAAGGGAGGTCTGTCTGGTTTTCATCTGGATTTTGTGGTAGACAAAGCCGAAGAGTGTGCTGCTCGAGGCAATTGGGAGGCTGTGTATGCTCTGTTAGCATTGAGTGTCTATGGTATTATGCTATTCGCCGATGAACCGAAGTTTGTGAGTATGAGTGTTATTCATATCTTTCTGCTAAAGAACCCGGTTCCCACCCTTCTTGGTGATTTTTATTTTTCGGTGCACAATAAGAATGAGAAGAGACGAGGGAGATTAGTCAGATGTTGCGCTCCATTGTTCCATAAGTGGCTTGCGGGGCATTTGCCAAATGACGATGCTTTCCGGAATCCGCATCAAGCCAGGAATTGGGCTAGAAGGTTGGTTGTCTTGACTGCTAAAGACATCAGATGGTGTAATCAGAATACCAAGGGTGGCGATTTTGTGGTTAGTTGTGGGAAATACCCTTATGTACCATTATTGGGTATGAAGGGTTGTATCAACTATAACCTGATTCTTTCGAGAAGACAATTAGCGTATGCCTTGACTCACGCTCCTAAGGATCAAGACCTGGTGGAATCTTTCTACTTCCCAGTGCAAGATAATCTAGAACTGGTTAAGCAAGTTGTTGGAGCTTGGAGGAATATTCAGACTAAAGGTGCTACTGTCTATGGAAAATGTAACAACATATCGTCTTCCCAGTATGATAGTTGGTTGCGAGAAAGAGCTTGGATTACTCGTCTACCTTTCTCTATGGGAGAACCATGTGATCCGGTTATGGTTGAGTCTGTCAGCATGGTTGAGTACAACAGTTTGAAGCAAGAAAAGGGAAAAGCCGATAAGTTGAAAGCGAAGCTGAGTGAAGGCCTCAGGAAAACTTTGTGCGCTAAGAAAAAAGCTGAGAGAGAAGTTCAAAGGTTGAATGAGCTTCAAAAACAAAGCAATGAAATGATTGCTGAAAATGCTGATTACATCCGTAAAGTCTGTTCAGGTGAGGATATACTGAAGAAAGCTTGCAAGGCTGCTAAGGAGCAGTTAGGAATAGCTGAATATAGGCTTATTGAGCGCCAGCAAAGGTGGCAAGAATTGTGTGATCGCTGA